Proteins found in one Mucilaginibacter gracilis genomic segment:
- a CDS encoding aminotransferase class I/II-fold pyridoxal phosphate-dependent enzyme, with translation MDLFKKISKNMGPLGQHLSWSHGYFSFPRLEGEIAPRMMFNGKEHLVWSLNNYLGLANDPEVRKADAEGAAEFGMAYPMGARMMSGNSKYHEALEQDLAAFVKKDDAFLLNYGYQGMLSIIDTLVDRNDVIVYDAESHACIIDGVRLHMGKRFVYKHNDIESCDKQLERATKLIEQTGGGILLITEGVFGMSGAQGKLKEIVALKNKYDFRLLIDDAHGFGTMGQTGAGTHEAQDCIEGVDIYFGTFAKSMAGIGAFVASTEEIVNYLRYNMRSQTFAKALPMPMVVGLKKRFELLKSKPELRNNLWTIATALQAGLRERGFDTGVTNTMVTPVFLQGDLNEATALTMDLRKNYGIFCSIVVYPVIPKGLIQLRLIPTASHSLADVELTLSAFTEVGEKLKAGTYKELKMAFA, from the coding sequence TTGGATTTATTTAAAAAGATATCAAAAAACATGGGCCCTTTGGGGCAGCATCTTAGCTGGTCGCATGGATATTTTTCGTTCCCGCGTTTAGAGGGCGAAATAGCGCCGCGTATGATGTTTAATGGTAAAGAACACTTAGTGTGGAGCTTAAATAACTATTTAGGTTTAGCAAACGACCCCGAAGTGCGCAAGGCTGATGCCGAAGGTGCCGCCGAATTTGGAATGGCCTACCCTATGGGTGCGCGTATGATGTCGGGTAATTCTAAATATCACGAAGCATTGGAGCAGGATTTGGCTGCCTTTGTAAAAAAAGACGATGCCTTTTTGCTTAACTATGGCTACCAGGGCATGCTATCAATTATTGATACGTTGGTTGATCGTAACGATGTAATAGTTTACGATGCCGAATCGCATGCTTGTATTATTGATGGTGTACGCCTGCACATGGGCAAGCGTTTTGTGTATAAACATAACGATATTGAAAGCTGCGATAAACAGCTTGAACGCGCCACAAAACTGATAGAACAAACCGGTGGTGGCATATTATTAATTACCGAAGGTGTTTTTGGCATGTCGGGAGCGCAGGGCAAGCTTAAAGAAATTGTTGCATTAAAAAATAAATACGATTTTAGGTTGCTTATTGATGATGCGCATGGTTTTGGCACTATGGGCCAAACAGGTGCAGGCACCCACGAGGCACAGGATTGTATAGAAGGCGTTGATATTTACTTTGGTACCTTTGCAAAATCAATGGCGGGTATTGGTGCTTTTGTTGCCTCTACCGAAGAAATTGTAAACTACCTGCGTTATAATATGCGCTCGCAAACGTTTGCAAAGGCACTACCAATGCCAATGGTGGTAGGGTTAAAAAAGCGCTTTGAGCTGCTAAAATCGAAACCCGAACTGCGCAATAACTTATGGACCATAGCAACCGCCCTACAAGCCGGTTTGCGCGAGCGCGGCTTTGATACCGGCGTAACCAACACTATGGTAACCCCCGTTTTTTTACAAGGTGACCTTAACGAGGCTACCGCCTTAACTATGGATCTGCGTAAAAATTATGGTATTTTTTGCTCTATTGTGGTGTATCCGGTTATCCCTAAAGGTTTAATACAATTGAGGCTTATACCAACCGCCAGCCATTCATTGGCCGATGTAGAACTTACACTTTCGGCCTTTACAGAGGTAGGCGAGAAGCTAAAAGCAGGTACTTACAAAGAACTTAAGATGGCTTTTGCCTGA
- the murG gene encoding undecaprenyldiphospho-muramoylpentapeptide beta-N-acetylglucosaminyltransferase yields the protein MQSDNNTANQKLPLQGVRGPRIIISGGGTGGHIFPAIAIANALKKLDPQTEILFVGALGRMEMEKVPAAGYQIIGLDIQGIQRSSVWKNLMFPVKLLKSVGKALTIIKNFKPNAAVGVGGYASGPLLYAASLKGIPYLIQEQNSYAGITNKWLAKKASKICVAFDGMEKFFPAGKLIKTGNPIRKESVDIEGKRFSSLELLKLHGAKKTILVTGGSLGAGTLNKSVMAGLDKLIAADVQVIWQTGKYYYKGIIEKLGENYHPNIRIMEFVSRMDLAYAAADIIISRAGAGTIAELCVIKKPVILVPSPNVAEDHQTKNALALMQTNAAVFVPDRDAETKLIDTALELLNDKEKQKKLSNNIGKLALPQADDVIAKEVIQITINN from the coding sequence ATGCAAAGCGATAACAATACTGCTAATCAAAAGCTCCCCCTTCAGGGGGTTAGGGGGCCTCGTATTATCATAAGCGGTGGCGGCACAGGGGGGCATATTTTCCCTGCAATTGCTATTGCCAATGCTTTAAAAAAGCTTGATCCCCAAACCGAGATATTATTTGTAGGTGCCCTGGGCCGTATGGAAATGGAAAAAGTTCCGGCGGCAGGTTATCAAATTATTGGTTTAGATATACAGGGCATCCAGCGTAGTTCCGTCTGGAAAAACCTGATGTTCCCGGTTAAATTATTAAAAAGCGTAGGCAAGGCACTAACCATAATAAAAAACTTTAAACCCAATGCCGCCGTTGGCGTAGGTGGTTATGCTTCGGGCCCGTTGTTATACGCTGCATCGTTAAAGGGCATTCCTTATTTAATACAAGAGCAAAACTCTTACGCAGGTATCACCAATAAATGGCTCGCCAAAAAGGCATCTAAAATTTGTGTGGCATTTGATGGGATGGAAAAGTTTTTCCCTGCCGGTAAGCTCATAAAAACAGGGAACCCAATCCGTAAAGAATCGGTTGATATTGAGGGTAAGCGTTTTTCGTCATTAGAATTATTAAAACTGCATGGTGCTAAAAAAACCATACTGGTAACAGGTGGCAGCCTTGGTGCAGGCACCTTAAATAAAAGCGTGATGGCCGGCTTAGATAAATTAATAGCTGCCGATGTGCAGGTAATATGGCAAACCGGCAAGTATTACTATAAAGGCATTATTGAAAAATTGGGCGAAAATTATCATCCCAACATCCGCATTATGGAGTTTGTGAGCCGTATGGATTTGGCTTACGCTGCTGCGGATATTATAATTTCGCGTGCCGGGGCAGGTACTATTGCCGAGTTATGTGTAATTAAAAAGCCGGTTATTTTGGTGCCATCGCCAAACGTGGCCGAAGATCATCAAACAAAAAATGCGCTGGCATTAATGCAAACCAACGCCGCCGTTTTTGTGCCTGATAGGGATGCCGAAACTAAATTGATTGATACAGCTTTAGAGCTGCTTAATGATAAAGAGAAACAAAAAAAACTAAGCAACAACATTGGCAAACTGGCACTGCCACAAGCCGATGATGTTATAGCAAAAGAGGTTATCCAAATAACAATTAACAATTAA
- a CDS encoding cell division protein FtsQ/DivIB, producing MFKNPVWRKILIGFAWVTGIGGIVALMSFIEHKQAGVVCTEVKIFIPGNQYFIDKEEVDNILQVKSNALIGHKLEDINIHALEEKLRANPFIESAEVYMEMDGVIHVSISQRQPILRIVNKYDQDFYIDQHGLKIPLSQNFTARVLVATGQIDELFANRVDSVHNDIAKNLFKTADFIRKDSLWNAQIVQIYVNNNHELELIPRVGNHRILLGNADSLSNKFANLLAFYKQALPKVGQDAYTVINIKYANQVVGIKGEALLKQDSINKRKALLNKSTDKPDTAGVKEEF from the coding sequence ATGTTTAAAAACCCTGTTTGGCGTAAAATACTAATCGGCTTTGCCTGGGTAACCGGCATAGGTGGTATTGTTGCGCTCATGAGTTTTATTGAACATAAGCAGGCTGGTGTAGTTTGTACCGAAGTAAAGATATTTATACCCGGCAACCAGTATTTTATTGATAAAGAAGAAGTTGATAATATTTTACAAGTAAAAAGCAATGCGCTGATAGGCCACAAGCTGGAAGATATAAACATACACGCGCTCGAAGAAAAGTTACGGGCCAACCCGTTTATTGAGTCGGCAGAGGTATATATGGAGATGGATGGCGTTATTCATGTTTCAATTAGCCAAAGGCAGCCAATTTTAAGAATAGTTAACAAATACGATCAGGATTTTTATATAGATCAGCACGGTTTAAAAATTCCGTTATCGCAAAATTTTACCGCGAGGGTTTTAGTTGCTACTGGCCAAATAGACGAATTGTTTGCAAACCGGGTTGACTCGGTACATAACGATATTGCGAAGAACCTTTTTAAAACAGCCGATTTTATACGCAAGGATTCGTTGTGGAACGCGCAGATAGTGCAGATATACGTAAACAACAACCATGAGCTGGAGCTGATACCCCGTGTTGGCAACCACCGGATATTACTTGGCAATGCCGATTCGCTTTCGAACAAATTTGCCAATTTACTGGCATTTTACAAACAGGCGTTGCCAAAGGTGGGGCAGGATGCTTACACGGTTATTAATATTAAATATGCCAACCAGGTAGTTGGCATTAAGGGCGAGGCCCTGCTAAAGCAGGATTCGATAAACAAAAGGAAAGCCCTGTTAAACAAGAGTACAGATAAGCCGGATACAGCCGGAGTAAAGGAAGAATTTTAA
- a CDS encoding histone H1, translating to MKKFTEVKELVASLEADADKFYNKGNSAAGTRVRKGMQDLKNLAQAIRLEVQESKNQAS from the coding sequence ATGAAAAAATTCACAGAAGTAAAAGAATTAGTAGCAAGTTTAGAAGCTGACGCTGACAAATTCTACAACAAAGGTAACAGTGCTGCCGGAACCCGCGTTCGTAAAGGCATGCAGGATTTAAAAAACCTTGCCCAGGCTATCCGTTTAGAAGTTCAGGAGTCTAAAAACCAAGCTTCCTAA
- the ftsZ gene encoding cell division protein FtsZ has protein sequence MQFEMLKEKSSIIKVIGVGGGGGNAVNHMYKQGITGVDFIICNTDAQALELSPIPNKVQLGASLTEGMGAGSIPEVGKNSAIENIDDIKLMLGSNTKMLFITAGMGGGTGTGASPIIAKAARELDILTVGIITTPFSFEGKRRKMQAEEGLEEFKKHVDSFLVISNDRLREIFGNLTLGSAFAQADNILTTAAKGIAEIITLPGYINVDFKDVRTVMKDSGVAIMGSCSAEGENRALKAVEGALLSPLLKDNEIEGARYILLNITSGATEVTMDEVSIITDFIQQEAGLSADLIWGNCRDESLGAQLSVTIIATGFQTKDEREKEQSTKKVISMLIPETKPLARPVNEFINPVKKEEVAGGVYLKNAPGERKQAGLFDLFAKEEEPAVIKYSLQPETQDTPEEEPADAGFTFKLSEPEVEFKTPVAEPARFVPEPPKPEPEPMPVAFAGADDNKTDETIEDQLRKSRERIMRLKDLSMKLRSGNIQELENVPAYKRKEIALQQTPASSESQISRFSLLTDDEGKTEIRNNNTFLHDNVD, from the coding sequence ATGCAGTTTGAGATGTTAAAAGAAAAGTCGTCCATCATCAAGGTTATTGGTGTTGGCGGCGGTGGTGGCAACGCTGTTAACCACATGTACAAGCAGGGAATTACCGGTGTCGACTTTATAATTTGTAATACCGATGCCCAGGCCCTGGAGCTAAGCCCTATCCCTAACAAGGTACAGTTGGGCGCTAGTTTAACCGAAGGTATGGGCGCAGGCTCTATACCCGAAGTAGGTAAAAACTCCGCCATCGAAAATATTGACGACATTAAATTAATGCTCGGCTCTAATACCAAAATGCTATTTATAACAGCAGGTATGGGCGGTGGTACAGGTACCGGCGCAAGCCCTATTATTGCCAAAGCCGCGCGCGAGCTTGATATTTTAACGGTTGGTATTATTACCACGCCATTCTCGTTTGAGGGTAAGCGTAGAAAAATGCAGGCAGAAGAAGGGTTGGAAGAGTTTAAAAAACATGTAGACTCTTTTCTGGTTATTTCAAACGACCGCCTTCGCGAAATATTTGGTAACTTAACACTGGGCTCGGCATTTGCACAAGCCGATAATATATTAACCACAGCCGCCAAAGGTATTGCCGAAATTATAACCCTGCCTGGCTACATCAACGTTGATTTTAAGGATGTGCGCACGGTGATGAAAGACAGTGGCGTAGCCATAATGGGCAGTTGCTCTGCCGAGGGCGAAAACCGTGCTTTAAAGGCAGTGGAAGGCGCATTATTATCTCCGTTGTTAAAAGATAACGAGATAGAGGGCGCACGCTATATTTTGCTTAACATCACATCCGGTGCTACCGAGGTAACTATGGATGAGGTTAGCATCATAACCGATTTTATACAACAGGAAGCCGGCCTATCTGCCGATTTAATATGGGGTAACTGCCGCGACGAATCGTTAGGAGCGCAGCTTTCGGTAACTATTATTGCAACAGGTTTCCAAACCAAAGATGAACGCGAGAAGGAGCAAAGCACCAAAAAAGTAATTTCGATGCTTATTCCCGAAACAAAGCCATTGGCGCGCCCTGTTAATGAGTTTATTAATCCCGTTAAAAAGGAAGAGGTAGCAGGCGGTGTTTACTTAAAAAATGCTCCTGGAGAAAGAAAGCAAGCGGGGTTATTTGATTTGTTTGCTAAAGAAGAAGAACCTGCTGTTATTAAATATTCGTTACAGCCCGAAACTCAGGATACTCCTGAAGAAGAACCTGCCGACGCTGGTTTTACATTCAAACTATCAGAACCCGAAGTTGAATTTAAAACCCCTGTTGCCGAACCCGCCCGGTTTGTGCCCGAGCCGCCTAAACCCGAGCCGGAGCCAATGCCTGTTGCTTTTGCAGGGGCTGATGATAATAAAACCGACGAAACTATTGAAGATCAGTTACGTAAATCGCGCGAGCGTATTATGCGCTTGAAAGATTTGAGTATGAAGTTGCGTAGCGGTAACATTCAGGAACTTGAAAATGTGCCTGCTTATAAACGTAAAGAAATTGCTTTGCAACAAACACCAGCCTCGTCGGAAAGCCAGATATCAAGGTTTAGCCTGCTAACCGACGATGAAGGTAAAACCGAGATCAGGAACAACAACACCTTTCTGCATGATAATGTAGATTAA
- the ftsA gene encoding cell division protein FtsA, with product MEKSFTEEKNTPIVVGLDIGTTKICAIVGRRSKNGKIEVLGIGKAESAGVTRGMVSNIDKTVQGITQAVEIAGTQSNVEVKVVNVGIAGQHIKSLQHRGLITRRDLNTEISRKDIDKLIEDMYNLVMPPGEEIIHVLPQEFTVDNEPGIKDPIGMAGVRLEANFHIISGQVTAIKNIVKCVNKGGLESQDLILEPLASSESVLSDEEKEAGVVLVDIGGGTTDVAIFHEGIIRHTAVIPFGGNSITEDIREGCSVMRNIAEQLKTRFGSALADENRDNEIVCVPGLRGREPKEISIKNLAYVIQARMEEIVEHVYYEIKTSGYEKKLIAGIVITGGGAQLKHLPQLVEYVTGLDCRVGYPNEHLAKNEVLPKNVYEELQSPTFATGIGLLIKGIQKIEDVGKPVVEVKVEKPKFVEERKFGLFGRLLETGKKFIKDDIKDEDFLK from the coding sequence ATGGAGAAGAGCTTTACAGAGGAAAAAAACACGCCAATTGTTGTAGGATTAGACATTGGCACTACAAAAATATGCGCTATTGTAGGGCGCAGAAGCAAGAATGGAAAAATTGAGGTACTTGGTATAGGTAAAGCCGAATCGGCAGGTGTAACCCGTGGGATGGTTTCAAATATTGATAAAACCGTGCAGGGTATTACCCAGGCGGTTGAAATTGCGGGCACACAATCAAACGTTGAAGTTAAGGTTGTAAACGTGGGTATTGCCGGCCAGCACATCAAAAGCTTGCAGCACCGTGGTTTAATTACCCGTCGCGATTTAAATACCGAAATATCCCGTAAGGATATTGATAAACTAATTGAGGATATGTATAACCTGGTGATGCCCCCGGGCGAAGAGATTATACACGTATTACCACAAGAGTTTACGGTTGATAACGAACCGGGCATCAAAGATCCGATTGGCATGGCAGGGGTGCGTTTAGAGGCTAACTTCCACATCATATCCGGCCAGGTTACTGCTATTAAAAACATTGTAAAGTGCGTTAATAAAGGCGGCCTTGAAAGCCAGGATTTAATACTGGAACCATTGGCCTCGTCCGAATCGGTATTGAGCGATGAGGAAAAAGAAGCAGGCGTGGTTTTGGTAGATATAGGTGGAGGCACAACCGATGTTGCAATTTTTCACGAAGGTATCATTCGCCATACAGCTGTTATTCCTTTTGGAGGTAATAGCATCACCGAAGATATTCGCGAAGGTTGTTCGGTAATGCGCAACATAGCCGAGCAATTGAAAACTCGTTTTGGATCGGCCCTGGCTGATGAGAATAGAGACAACGAAATAGTATGCGTACCCGGTTTGCGTGGCCGCGAACCTAAAGAAATTTCGATAAAAAACCTGGCCTACGTAATTCAGGCACGTATGGAGGAGATAGTTGAACATGTTTACTACGAAATTAAAACATCAGGATACGAAAAGAAGTTAATAGCAGGTATAGTTATAACAGGCGGCGGAGCGCAGTTAAAGCATTTGCCGCAATTGGTTGAATACGTTACCGGGTTAGATTGCCGCGTGGGTTACCCCAACGAGCACCTGGCCAAAAACGAGGTATTACCAAAAAATGTTTACGAAGAACTGCAAAGCCCAACTTTTGCCACCGGTATTGGTTTGCTTATTAAAGGTATCCAAAAAATTGAAGATGTTGGCAAACCCGTAGTAGAGGTAAAGGTTGAAAAACCCAAGTTTGTTGAAGAACGTAAATTTGGTTTATTCGGGAGGCTTTTAGAAACAGGAAAGAAATTTATTAAGGACGATATTAAGGATGAGGATTTTCTGAAATAA
- the dapA gene encoding 4-hydroxy-tetrahydrodipicolinate synthase, whose amino-acid sequence MNKFNGTGVAMVTPFHPNGDVDFGGLEAVINHIIGGGVEYLVSLGTTGESATLSKDEKKQVWKRTVEITNGRVPLVAGIGGNNTYEVLKSIEEFDAEGYDAILSVSPYYSKPTQEGIYQHYKAIATQAPLPVILYNVPGRTGSTLSAETTLRLAHDFKNIIATKEASGSFDIFNHIMKDKPADFMLISGDDPVTLPMIAMGAVGVISVIGNAIPGIFSNMVRLCLAGDYAAARPLHYKLIEFTTLMFTEGNPAGVKYALKELGVCGDNVRLPLVSVGTATAQKIALQLKAIGTQQAVQHA is encoded by the coding sequence ATTAACCACATTATTGGGGGCGGAGTTGAGTATCTTGTGTCGTTGGGTACAACCGGCGAGAGCGCAACACTAAGCAAGGACGAGAAGAAGCAAGTTTGGAAGCGTACCGTTGAAATTACAAATGGCCGCGTGCCATTGGTTGCCGGCATTGGCGGTAACAACACTTACGAGGTTTTAAAAAGCATTGAAGAGTTTGATGCCGAAGGCTATGATGCCATATTATCAGTAAGCCCATATTACAGTAAACCTACACAGGAAGGTATTTACCAGCACTATAAAGCAATTGCCACACAGGCACCGTTGCCTGTGATATTGTACAACGTACCTGGCCGTACCGGAAGCACCCTTAGTGCCGAAACTACGCTAAGGCTGGCGCACGATTTTAAGAATATTATTGCTACCAAAGAGGCATCGGGAAGCTTTGATATTTTTAACCATATTATGAAAGACAAGCCGGCAGATTTTATGCTCATATCTGGCGACGACCCGGTTACTTTGCCTATGATAGCTATGGGTGCCGTGGGTGTTATATCGGTAATTGGCAATGCCATACCGGGTATATTTTCTAACATGGTGCGTTTATGCCTTGCCGGCGATTACGCGGCTGCAAGGCCGCTGCATTACAAGCTGATTGAATTCACTACCCTGATGTTTACCGAGGGCAACCCTGCCGGCGTAAAATATGCTTTAAAAGAGTTAGGGGTTTGCGGCGATAATGTTAGGTTACCATTGGTAAGTGTTGGCACAGCAACCGCTCAAAAAATTGCTTTACAGCTTAAAGCAATAGGTACCCAGCAAGCGGTGCAACACGCATAA
- the murC gene encoding UDP-N-acetylmuramate--L-alanine ligase gives MELRHINKVYLLGIGGIGMSGLARYFNHLGCLVCGYDKTSTPLTTALKDEGIHITFEDNVDNIPLDFYKPGKGTLIIYTPAVPHYLEIFNFFTERGFEPQKRSQVLGIISKGLVTVAVAGTHGKTTTSSMIAHILKASGKDCSAFLGGIASNYNSNVLFGKSKIMVVEADEYDRSFLTLHPNIAIITSMDADHLDIYGDHAQLTESFQLFASQLKVGGELIYHKGLPIHQGTTYGINTFADVVGDNISINNGVFYFNFQNQKVAIKDIEMGIAGIHNIENAVAAIQAALYLDVKPDAIKKALKSFRGVKRRFEYVVKTDKQIYIDDYAHHPEELRACISSIRRLYPNKKLTVVFQPHLFSRTRDFADGFAEVLDTCDELLMLDIYPARELPIAGVNSEMILSRMNRADKRKCGKEEVIEIVKNEKPELLLTVGAGDIDQLVAPLKNALKNV, from the coding sequence ATGGAGTTACGCCATATCAATAAGGTTTATTTGCTGGGTATCGGGGGCATCGGTATGAGCGGCCTTGCGCGTTACTTTAACCATTTGGGCTGCCTTGTTTGCGGATACGACAAAACATCAACCCCTTTAACAACCGCACTCAAAGATGAGGGCATCCATATAACCTTTGAGGATAATGTTGATAATATCCCTCTCGATTTTTATAAGCCGGGTAAGGGCACATTAATTATTTACACGCCTGCGGTACCTCACTACCTGGAAATATTTAACTTTTTTACCGAGCGCGGTTTTGAGCCTCAAAAGCGGTCGCAGGTGTTGGGTATTATAAGTAAAGGGTTGGTAACTGTTGCTGTTGCGGGTACGCACGGCAAAACCACAACTTCCAGCATGATAGCGCATATCCTTAAAGCTTCCGGTAAAGATTGTTCGGCATTTTTGGGTGGTATTGCATCAAATTATAATAGCAATGTGCTGTTTGGTAAAAGCAAAATTATGGTTGTTGAGGCCGACGAGTACGACCGCTCGTTTTTAACCCTGCATCCAAATATAGCCATCATTACCTCTATGGATGCCGACCATCTTGATATTTATGGCGATCATGCACAGTTAACCGAGTCGTTCCAGCTTTTTGCTTCGCAGTTAAAAGTTGGGGGCGAGCTTATTTACCATAAAGGCTTACCAATTCACCAGGGCACAACTTACGGTATCAACACCTTTGCCGATGTTGTTGGCGATAATATCAGCATCAACAATGGCGTGTTTTACTTTAATTTTCAAAACCAAAAGGTTGCTATTAAAGATATTGAGATGGGCATTGCCGGTATTCATAATATTGAAAATGCTGTGGCGGCCATTCAGGCTGCGTTATATTTAGATGTTAAGCCCGATGCTATAAAAAAAGCGCTTAAATCTTTCCGTGGTGTAAAACGCAGGTTTGAGTACGTTGTAAAAACCGACAAACAAATTTATATTGATGATTACGCCCACCACCCCGAAGAGCTGCGGGCCTGCATATCATCAATTAGGCGCTTATATCCTAATAAAAAGCTAACTGTTGTTTTTCAGCCGCACCTTTTTAGCCGCACGCGAGATTTTGCCGATGGCTTTGCCGAAGTACTGGATACGTGCGATGAGTTACTGATGCTGGATATTTACCCCGCGCGCGAACTGCCCATTGCCGGTGTTAACTCGGAAATGATATTAAGCCGCATGAACCGGGCCGATAAACGCAAATGTGGAAAAGAGGAAGTTATTGAGATAGTAAAAAATGAAAAGCCCGAACTGTTGTTAACCGTAGGCGCGGGCGATATAGACCAATTGGTTGCACCCTTAAAAAACGCATTAAAAAATGTTTAA